From one Spiroplasma endosymbiont of Panorpa germanica genomic stretch:
- the fmt gene encoding methionyl-tRNA formyltransferase, with translation MKKKLIFFGTPEIAVEIIKGINKHEFELLAVVTQTDKKVGRKQVLTFSAVKNYAIENEIKIFQPNKVKDILEGLKQLNPDLILTCAYGKLLPQSVIDLVNGKAINVHASLLPKYRGSAPIQFSLINGDEFTGISLMQMVQEMDAGDFYVQDKIQITNNDDFGSLYRKLAKLGRDMIFKYLNDIYLDKIKPIKQEPNFVSFAPKILSSMEKINFNESNIKIVNLIRALSPFPGAYAIINGSRYKIFKARKLREDEFFPMTLNFKRTGEIIFMDKEGFVVYSWRSMFKVLEIQKEGKNKVSAGSYFNNSNADIKIGAIFNEDETKFDY, from the coding sequence ATGAAAAAAAAGTTAATATTTTTTGGAACCCCAGAAATCGCTGTTGAAATAATTAAAGGTATTAATAAACATGAATTTGAATTATTGGCAGTTGTTACCCAAACTGATAAAAAAGTTGGAAGAAAGCAAGTTTTAACTTTTTCTGCAGTTAAAAATTATGCAATAGAAAATGAGATAAAGATTTTTCAGCCAAACAAGGTTAAAGATATTTTAGAAGGTTTGAAACAATTAAATCCTGATTTAATTTTGACCTGTGCTTATGGAAAATTGTTGCCTCAATCAGTAATTGATTTGGTAAATGGAAAAGCTATTAATGTTCATGCGAGCTTATTACCCAAATATCGCGGTAGTGCTCCAATTCAGTTTTCATTAATTAATGGAGACGAATTTACAGGTATTAGTTTAATGCAAATGGTTCAGGAGATGGATGCAGGAGATTTTTATGTTCAAGATAAAATACAAATAACAAACAATGATGACTTTGGATCTCTATATCGAAAACTTGCTAAATTGGGAAGGGACATGATTTTTAAATATTTAAATGATATTTACCTAGATAAAATTAAACCAATAAAACAAGAACCCAATTTTGTAAGTTTTGCACCAAAGATTTTAAGTTCTATGGAAAAGATTAATTTTAATGAATCGAATATAAAAATAGTAAATTTAATAAGAGCGCTAAGTCCGTTTCCAGGAGCCTATGCCATAATAAATGGAAGTAGATATAAGATTTTTAAAGCAAGAAAACTAAGAGAAGATGAGTTTTTCCCAATGACACTAAATTTTAAAAGAACCGGAGAAATAATTTTTATGGACAAAGAAGGATTTGTTGTTTATTCATGAAGATCAATGTTTAAAGTTTTAGAAATTCAAAAAGAAGGAAAAAATAAAGTAAGTGCGGGAAGTTATTTCAATAATAGTAATGCAGATATTAAAATAGGAGCAATATTCAACGAAGATGAAACAAAATTTGATTATTAA
- a CDS encoding HAD-IIB family hydrolase yields MKQNLIIKISVSALISALLICVSMVTSLIKIGDSIVIQFSDGIFMSLVAIIPGTLMIMPALVYPLFVDLFSGLLIFIPISIVIRLLMFLIIKTSRKIFSCYLGFFLASIATLIYVPFNLLLFHSKPLALTELVVDSIQILASITIASILYYSLGKSSKFMEILSFEKYKFQNSRWLFSDFDGTISFNENSKFDKKSIEFINEIMDNHTNNFVITTGRLYEFISQKNSELNVPPKYTICGNGSLVYSQKGEIIYFKEIIKSDRKKLVEFLKRYQNLPIDVAINGFKTAFHHAYNPNLDNKRTQNKIEFEDYYEMVEPKIYKQKNVTVFYLYTEKDHQKYIEEINQNFANLRAFQTSPYIVEIVNKDVSKWSAIQYLVKKSHLNPNLIFACGDGANDKEMLENCLNSAKMLKSSPTLAAIDIPVINNISEIMDLTSIFDKN; encoded by the coding sequence ATGAAACAAAATTTGATTATTAAGATTTCTGTCTCTGCTTTAATTTCGGCGCTGCTAATCTGTGTTTCTATGGTAACGAGCTTAATTAAAATTGGCGATTCAATTGTGATTCAATTCAGTGATGGGATATTTATGAGCCTTGTTGCTATTATTCCAGGGACATTGATGATTATGCCAGCTTTAGTCTATCCGCTTTTTGTCGATCTTTTTTCTGGATTGCTAATTTTCATTCCAATATCAATTGTAATTAGATTGTTAATGTTTTTAATAATAAAAACATCTCGTAAAATCTTCTCATGTTATTTAGGATTTTTTCTAGCAAGTATAGCAACTTTAATTTATGTGCCATTTAATTTATTATTGTTTCATTCAAAACCCTTAGCTTTAACTGAGTTAGTAGTGGACTCTATTCAAATTTTGGCCTCAATAACAATTGCAAGTATTCTTTATTATTCATTAGGTAAATCTAGTAAATTTATGGAAATTCTTTCATTTGAGAAATATAAATTTCAAAATAGTAGGTGATTATTTTCTGATTTTGATGGAACGATTTCTTTCAATGAAAACTCGAAGTTTGACAAAAAAAGTATTGAGTTCATAAACGAAATTATGGATAACCATACCAATAATTTCGTAATTACAACGGGGAGATTGTATGAGTTTATTTCCCAAAAAAATAGTGAGTTAAATGTTCCACCAAAATATACAATTTGTGGTAATGGTTCATTAGTATATTCTCAAAAAGGAGAAATAATTTATTTTAAAGAGATTATTAAATCAGATCGCAAAAAGTTGGTAGAATTTTTAAAAAGATATCAAAATCTTCCAATTGATGTGGCAATAAATGGTTTTAAGACAGCCTTCCACCATGCTTACAATCCTAATTTGGACAATAAAAGAACTCAAAATAAAATTGAGTTTGAAGATTACTATGAAATGGTTGAACCAAAAATATATAAACAAAAAAATGTCACAGTATTTTACCTTTATACTGAAAAAGACCACCAGAAGTATATTGAAGAAATAAACCAAAATTTTGCTAACCTAAGAGCCTTTCAAACCAGTCCCTATATTGTAGAAATAGTTAACAAGGATGTTTCAAAATGAAGTGCAATTCAATATTTGGTCAAAAAAAGTCACTTAAACCCCAACCTAATTTTCGCTTGCGGGGATGGGGCAAACGATAAAGAAATGCTTGAGAATTGTCTTAATTCCGCTAAAATGCTAAAAAGTTCCCCAACATTAGCAGCAATTGATATCCCAGTAATAAATAACATTTCAGAAATTATGGATTTAACATCAATTTTTGATAAAAATTAG
- the efp gene encoding elongation factor P: MQVNDLRPGTTFAYEGNIFIVIEQAFTKTGRAQGHVKVKVKNLRTGARTELTFTGGDKVEKAMIEKKDMQFLYNDGTNCVFMNTETYDQVEIDSKKLEWELKFLTDGSMIKLTEYDGEVLGVSLEDKVELEITQAEPAVKGDTSSGAQKKAVVSTGHEILVPLFIKEGEKVLVNTNDGKYAGRSN, from the coding sequence ATGCAAGTAAATGATTTAAGACCAGGAACAACTTTTGCATATGAGGGAAATATCTTCATCGTAATTGAACAAGCTTTCACTAAAACAGGAAGAGCACAAGGTCACGTTAAAGTAAAAGTTAAAAACCTTAGAACTGGAGCTCGCACCGAATTAACTTTCACGGGTGGAGATAAAGTCGAAAAAGCGATGATTGAAAAAAAAGATATGCAATTTCTTTACAATGATGGAACCAATTGCGTCTTTATGAATACTGAAACATATGATCAAGTTGAGATTGATTCAAAAAAATTGGAATGGGAACTTAAGTTCTTAACTGATGGAAGTATGATTAAATTGACTGAATATGATGGAGAGGTTTTGGGAGTGTCTTTAGAGGATAAAGTTGAATTAGAAATAACTCAAGCAGAACCAGCTGTAAAAGGAGATACTTCTTCGGGAGCTCAAAAAAAAGCAGTTGTTTCAACTGGACACGAAATTCTTGTGCCACTTTTCATCAAAGAAGGTGAAAAAGTCTTAGTAAATACTAATGACGGTAAATATGCAGGTCGTTCAAATTAA
- the tig gene encoding trigger factor has product MKFEAKKLPESGQGKWIISIEGDEWKTFCDKGRNKALQEVQIPGFRKGKVPKEMALKNLSEVKVMNEAFRMAMPKAYDFAREQKSKIEPWGTPTPTPTKISENELVLEFIFDLKPEIKIEKYKGLTGPKKNPVKAEKDEIQAEIKKYQERFVMEKIKEGDNIAIEDGDNVKFDFEGFIDGEAFQGGKGEDYQLVIGSKNFIPGFEEAMIGLKIGSGSEISVTFPKDYQAENLAGKDAKFKLNIKEIKSREFPKADDELVKDLNIKNVNTYQELEKYVSNQIEKQKQLNERNIFVNQIIDLIREESTIELPKSAIDKEVQTMRKEFEQKVIANKMTLKEYKKVTGMTDEDINKEIFGDAKKRLESYLITDEVRNKEKIEATQEEVDAKYADLASQFGIEVDFLKKSVLQEGQVKSEIINEKIIDFIYANNG; this is encoded by the coding sequence ATGAAATTTGAAGCAAAAAAATTACCCGAATCAGGTCAAGGTAAGTGAATTATATCAATCGAAGGGGACGAGTGAAAAACTTTCTGTGATAAAGGAAGAAACAAAGCTCTACAAGAAGTTCAAATACCTGGATTTAGAAAAGGTAAAGTTCCAAAAGAAATGGCTTTGAAAAATTTAAGCGAAGTTAAAGTTATGAATGAAGCATTCAGAATGGCTATGCCAAAAGCTTATGATTTTGCTAGAGAGCAAAAATCGAAAATTGAACCATGAGGAACACCAACACCAACACCAACCAAAATATCGGAAAACGAATTAGTTTTAGAATTTATTTTTGACTTAAAACCAGAAATTAAAATTGAAAAATATAAAGGTTTAACTGGTCCTAAAAAGAACCCTGTTAAAGCCGAAAAAGATGAAATCCAAGCAGAAATCAAAAAATATCAAGAAAGATTTGTTATGGAAAAAATCAAAGAGGGAGACAATATTGCTATTGAAGATGGCGATAATGTTAAATTCGATTTTGAAGGATTTATTGATGGTGAAGCTTTCCAAGGTGGAAAAGGTGAAGATTACCAATTGGTAATAGGAAGTAAAAACTTTATTCCCGGATTCGAAGAAGCTATGATCGGGCTTAAAATTGGATCAGGAAGCGAAATTTCAGTGACATTTCCTAAAGATTATCAAGCTGAAAATTTGGCTGGAAAAGATGCTAAATTTAAATTGAATATTAAGGAAATTAAATCTCGTGAATTCCCGAAAGCTGATGACGAGTTGGTAAAAGACTTGAATATTAAAAATGTTAATACTTATCAAGAATTAGAAAAATATGTTTCAAATCAAATTGAAAAACAAAAACAACTTAATGAGAGAAATATTTTTGTTAACCAAATTATTGATTTAATTAGAGAAGAGTCAACAATTGAACTACCAAAAAGTGCCATTGATAAAGAAGTTCAAACTATGAGAAAAGAGTTTGAACAAAAAGTTATCGCTAATAAAATGACATTAAAAGAGTACAAGAAAGTTACTGGAATGACTGATGAAGACATTAATAAAGAAATATTTGGAGATGCTAAAAAACGTCTTGAAAGTTATTTAATTACTGATGAAGTTAGAAACAAAGAAAAAATCGAAGCCACTCAAGAAGAGGTTGATGCTAAATATGCAGATCTTGCAAGTCAATTTGGAATCGAAGTTGATTTCTTAAAAAAATCAGTTCTTCAAGAAGGACAAGTAAAATCTGAAATAATTAATGAAAAGATCATTGATTTTATCTACGCAAATAATGGTTAG
- the lon gene encoding endopeptidase La: MSKNKNLPLLVTRGSYIFPTFEQALEIGRDKSTLAVKAAINENGGKILLVSQKKPVDDNPKIDEIYNFGIIADISIKKEWKDGTSTVNILSVDRVKLENITLNDYYTADYSVVKPEEDADNQNKTKVTKYLKKMIESQEDLPSEISDAVFGKKDANLIVDTVAYHLPFMPIEKKQNLLEELNPFNRLNIINDFLEEKKKSADIETNISKKIKTRIDEQQREYYLREKLKAIKEELGDMDEEGDDIKKYRTRLENEPFPQSVKERVLQEIDRYEGMPASSSEANIVRTYIDWMMQIPWWEKSEEKQDLLFAREVLDKYHYGLKKVKDRIIEYLAVKQKTNSVKGQIITLVGPPGVGKTSLAKSIAESMGRNFVKVSLGGVKDEAEIRGHRKTYIGSMPGRIIQAMKKAKTKNPVFLLDEIDKMSSDYKGDPSSAMLEVLDPEQNDAFSDHYIEESYDLSDVVFIATANYPENIPEALYDRMEIIELSSYTEIEKLQIAKNYLISKVLENHAVNSSELEFTPESISELIKHYTREAGVRQLERLIASITRKFVVKLLNKEVKTMKVTPKVVNELLGKRVFDFTSKEKTSQIGVVTGLAYTQFGGDILPIEVNHFPGKGGLVLTGKLGDVMKESATIALDYIKSNHDSFGIPKEVFENNDIHIHVPEGAVPKDGPSAGVTLTTAIISALTNRPVSKEIGMTGEITLRGLVFPIGGLREKSISAHRSGLKKILVPIKNLKDLEDIPEEVKSELEIIGTEKYEDVFEQVFQEKPKKITHNLPLTSKPESLDKVNSKSN, encoded by the coding sequence ATGAGCAAAAACAAAAATTTACCATTACTTGTAACAAGGGGAAGCTATATTTTTCCAACCTTTGAACAAGCACTTGAAATAGGAAGAGATAAATCAACTCTTGCTGTTAAGGCTGCTATTAATGAGAATGGCGGCAAAATTCTGTTAGTTTCTCAAAAAAAACCTGTTGACGATAATCCAAAAATTGATGAAATTTATAATTTTGGAATTATTGCTGACATATCAATTAAAAAAGAATGAAAAGATGGAACTTCAACTGTTAATATTTTATCTGTTGACAGAGTTAAACTAGAAAACATTACATTGAATGATTATTATACAGCCGACTATTCTGTTGTAAAACCCGAAGAAGATGCAGATAATCAAAATAAAACTAAAGTTACTAAATATTTAAAAAAAATGATCGAATCTCAAGAAGATTTGCCATCTGAAATTAGTGATGCTGTTTTTGGTAAAAAAGATGCTAACTTGATAGTTGATACAGTTGCATATCATTTGCCTTTTATGCCAATTGAGAAAAAGCAAAATTTATTAGAGGAACTAAATCCTTTTAATCGTTTAAATATAATTAACGATTTCTTAGAAGAGAAGAAAAAATCAGCAGACATCGAAACTAATATTAGTAAAAAAATCAAAACTAGAATTGATGAACAACAACGTGAATATTACCTTCGTGAGAAATTAAAAGCTATTAAAGAAGAGCTTGGTGATATGGATGAAGAAGGAGACGATATTAAAAAATACCGTACCCGTTTAGAAAATGAACCATTTCCACAATCTGTTAAGGAAAGAGTTTTACAAGAGATTGATAGATATGAGGGTATGCCTGCTAGTTCAAGTGAGGCTAATATTGTTAGAACTTATATCGATTGAATGATGCAAATTCCTTGATGAGAAAAATCTGAGGAAAAACAAGATCTTTTATTTGCAAGAGAAGTTTTAGACAAGTATCACTATGGATTGAAAAAAGTTAAGGATCGTATTATTGAGTACTTAGCTGTTAAACAAAAAACCAATTCTGTTAAAGGACAAATTATTACATTAGTAGGTCCTCCAGGAGTTGGAAAAACTTCATTAGCTAAATCAATTGCAGAATCTATGGGAAGAAATTTTGTTAAAGTTTCACTTGGTGGAGTAAAAGATGAGGCTGAAATTCGTGGGCATCGAAAAACTTATATTGGTTCAATGCCTGGAAGAATTATTCAAGCAATGAAAAAGGCTAAAACAAAAAACCCGGTTTTCCTACTAGATGAAATTGATAAAATGTCAAGTGACTATAAAGGTGATCCATCAAGTGCAATGCTTGAAGTGTTGGATCCAGAACAAAACGATGCTTTCTCAGATCACTACATTGAAGAAAGTTATGATTTAAGTGATGTTGTATTTATTGCAACCGCTAACTATCCTGAAAATATTCCCGAAGCTTTATATGATCGTATGGAAATTATTGAGCTTTCAAGTTATACAGAAATAGAAAAATTGCAAATTGCTAAAAATTATTTAATTTCAAAAGTTCTAGAAAATCATGCTGTAAACAGTTCTGAACTAGAATTTACACCAGAATCAATTAGTGAACTAATTAAACACTACACCAGAGAAGCTGGGGTAAGACAATTAGAAAGATTAATTGCATCTATTACTAGAAAATTTGTAGTTAAGTTATTAAATAAAGAAGTAAAAACTATGAAAGTGACCCCAAAAGTTGTTAATGAATTACTTGGTAAAAGAGTCTTTGACTTTACAAGTAAGGAAAAAACATCACAAATTGGAGTGGTTACAGGACTAGCATATACTCAATTTGGAGGAGACATTCTTCCAATTGAAGTTAACCATTTCCCCGGAAAAGGTGGTCTTGTTTTAACAGGAAAACTTGGAGATGTAATGAAAGAATCAGCTACAATCGCGTTGGATTACATTAAATCAAATCATGATAGTTTTGGAATACCAAAAGAAGTTTTTGAAAATAATGACATCCACATTCATGTTCCTGAAGGAGCTGTTCCAAAAGACGGACCAAGTGCTGGAGTTACTTTGACAACAGCTATTATTAGTGCTTTGACAAATCGACCAGTTTCAAAAGAAATTGGAATGACTGGTGAAATAACTCTTCGTGGTCTGGTTTTCCCAATTGGTGGATTGAGAGAAAAATCGATATCTGCTCACAGAAGTGGATTGAAAAAAATTCTAGTACCTATTAAAAACTTAAAAGATTTAGAAGATATCCCAGAAGAAGTTAAATCAGAGCTAGAAATTATTGGTACTGAAAAATATGAAGATGTATTTGAACAAGTATTTCAAGAGAAACCAAAAAAAATTACACACAATTTACCTCTAACTTCTAAACCAGAAAGTTTAGACAAGGTTAATTCAAAAAGTAATTAA
- a CDS encoding replication-associated recombination protein A has product MQKPLAMLLRPQTISMIIGQSHIINDKNGIISRMVDKQFPTSLIFYGPPGVGKTTIGIALANDLNMKYTIFNASIDKKEKLMKAIEKINTDEQHIVIVDEIHRMNKDKQDFLLEFLETGKVILFAATTENPFFVINPAIRSRCNLIKLELITPLEMFDGLKKVIKDFEINLKINDEALKYLAELANGDLRTAINWIEIFMNLYNDQEVGIELVSQIVSEAKAKGSGYGDEFHDLKSALQKSIRGSDVDAALHYWSRLMVIGDYETLMRRMLIMAYEDIGMANPAIPTRVFTAIQSFRQVGMPEGRIILGLAIVEMALSEKSNSAFIASESALEDVQKGICPPVPDFLRDSHYKSSSKLGHGIGYKYPHNYPNNWVEQPYLPKEIKDVKYFTSKNNSKYERKILETYYKFTSRKD; this is encoded by the coding sequence ATGCAAAAACCTTTAGCGATGCTTTTAAGACCTCAAACAATTTCTATGATAATTGGTCAGTCACATATAATAAACGATAAAAATGGCATTATTTCAAGAATGGTTGATAAACAATTTCCCACTAGTTTGATCTTCTATGGTCCCCCAGGAGTTGGTAAAACCACAATTGGAATTGCTCTTGCAAACGATTTAAATATGAAATATACAATTTTTAATGCTTCCATAGATAAAAAGGAAAAACTTATGAAAGCAATTGAAAAAATAAATACAGATGAGCAACATATTGTAATAGTTGATGAAATTCATAGAATGAATAAAGATAAGCAAGATTTTTTACTAGAATTTTTAGAAACAGGGAAAGTAATACTTTTTGCAGCCACAACCGAAAATCCGTTTTTTGTTATTAATCCCGCAATCAGAAGTAGATGCAATTTGATAAAATTAGAACTAATTACTCCACTAGAAATGTTTGACGGACTTAAAAAAGTAATTAAGGATTTTGAAATTAATCTAAAAATTAATGATGAAGCCCTTAAATATCTAGCGGAGTTAGCTAATGGGGATTTGAGAACCGCTATTAACTGAATTGAAATATTTATGAATTTATACAATGATCAAGAAGTTGGTATTGAACTTGTCTCACAAATTGTTTCAGAGGCAAAGGCTAAAGGTTCGGGATATGGCGATGAGTTTCATGATTTGAAATCAGCCTTGCAAAAATCAATTAGAGGAAGCGATGTTGATGCTGCGTTGCATTACTGATCGCGATTAATGGTGATTGGGGATTATGAAACTTTAATGAGAAGAATGTTGATAATGGCTTATGAGGATATTGGTATGGCTAACCCAGCAATTCCTACAAGAGTTTTCACGGCAATTCAAAGTTTTCGCCAAGTGGGAATGCCCGAGGGGAGAATAATTTTGGGATTGGCAATAGTTGAAATGGCTCTATCAGAAAAATCAAATTCAGCATTTATTGCATCTGAAAGTGCCTTGGAGGATGTTCAAAAGGGGATTTGCCCACCTGTTCCTGATTTCCTAAGAGATAGTCATTACAAATCTTCAAGTAAATTGGGTCATGGAATTGGATATAAATATCCTCACAATTATCCCAATAACTGAGTTGAACAACCATATTTACCCAAAGAAATTAAGGATGTAAAATATTTTACATCTAAAAACAATTCAAAATATGAAAGAAAAATCCTAGAAACTTATTATAAATTCACAAGTAGAAAAGATTAA
- a CDS encoding PH domain-containing protein: MKDIFKIREELEAKGWIWFPNYKNIEVKIWPNIETYFDNDETILSALWASFKRYDLEMVGMIFITDKRIFTLEIEDNNSTNNIRYVPIDMLKVDKVEFKKSVESDGLNSIHLQNDTYGNGIEFNTPNKKVAQHFLNTLAGISEIEIVEINDEPSDLKSSAKIQELKDNLGVEMKINFEEPNEIVEDNMAQVNQISDQDALLKINEVKLKKPKVKRETKKTGNKYFLFIIPVIMLVLILAFVFAF; encoded by the coding sequence ATGAAAGATATATTTAAAATTCGCGAAGAATTAGAAGCAAAAGGGTGGATATGATTTCCCAATTATAAAAATATTGAGGTTAAAATTTGACCAAATATTGAAACTTACTTTGATAATGACGAGACAATTCTTTCTGCCCTGTGAGCTAGTTTTAAAAGATATGATCTTGAAATGGTTGGTATGATTTTCATAACAGACAAACGAATATTTACTTTGGAAATTGAGGATAATAATTCTACAAATAACATACGCTATGTTCCAATTGATATGCTAAAAGTTGACAAGGTAGAGTTTAAGAAATCAGTGGAAAGTGACGGATTAAATTCGATTCACTTACAAAATGATACCTACGGAAATGGAATTGAATTTAATACTCCCAACAAAAAAGTCGCTCAGCATTTTTTAAATACCCTAGCAGGAATTTCAGAAATTGAAATTGTGGAAATCAATGATGAACCCTCAGATTTAAAAAGTAGTGCAAAAATCCAAGAATTAAAAGATAATCTTGGGGTTGAAATGAAAATTAATTTTGAAGAACCAAATGAAATTGTCGAAGATAATATGGCTCAGGTAAACCAGATTTCAGATCAGGATGCTCTTTTAAAAATTAATGAAGTTAAACTAAAAAAACCCAAGGTAAAAAGGGAAACAAAAAAAACTGGTAATAAATATTTTCTATTTATAATTCCCGTAATAATGCTGGTATTAATTCTGGCTTTTGTTTTTGCATTTTAA
- a CDS encoding DJ-1 family glyoxalase III yields MKTKVAVFLAQGFEEIEAVSTIDVLRRADFEVNVISISKDLEVRGSHDIIVKADNLFEGADFSQYDCLVLPGGQPGTDNLMEFSPLRDLLLQHASKNKVIAAICAAPQILGMLGLADNKEITHYPGCTKFLDKAILKPHMASIEDGKIITGSSAGAALKFALQIIDHFTDTQNMLRIHDILVMNY; encoded by the coding sequence ATGAAAACGAAAGTAGCGGTTTTTTTAGCCCAAGGATTTGAAGAAATTGAAGCAGTAAGCACAATTGATGTTTTGAGAAGAGCGGATTTTGAGGTAAATGTTATTTCAATAAGTAAAGATTTAGAAGTTAGAGGAAGCCATGACATTATTGTAAAGGCAGATAACTTATTTGAAGGCGCTGATTTTTCTCAATATGATTGTCTAGTGCTTCCGGGAGGACAACCTGGTACTGATAATTTAATGGAATTTAGTCCTTTGAGAGACTTATTGCTCCAACATGCATCTAAAAATAAAGTAATTGCTGCAATTTGTGCTGCACCACAAATATTGGGGATGCTTGGTTTAGCTGATAACAAAGAGATTACCCATTATCCAGGATGTACTAAATTTTTAGATAAAGCTATTTTAAAACCTCACATGGCTTCGATTGAAGATGGTAAAATTATTACTGGTAGTTCTGCAGGTGCAGCCTTGAAATTTGCTCTGCAAATAATTGATCACTTCACAGATACTCAAAACATGTTGAGAATCCACGATATTTTAGTAATGAATTACTAG